One window of Choristoneura fumiferana chromosome 13, NRCan_CFum_1, whole genome shotgun sequence genomic DNA carries:
- the LOC141434450 gene encoding uncharacterized protein: MAENEEKLRDYMQKIATEQGYGNGVVDIQAMSSEGANFTTSLYLANISDPPKEDMKLFVKVANISEEIRAANNNMFEILYETERFFYEELAIVFENMYDEHSVPQKDRLQYPNYYGYKSVKMEETMVLENLVAKDFGNFDRLKTFNWDYASKSVEILAKFHALGLAFRHKSREDFNRIIKKIPHRVADENIRKAYVEQAIKTGTQMMNERYKEKMLKFFKTDHLLRQLEKVSNPPADGFLIHSDFRPSNLMQRRRNGKLELILLDFQTLRLGALTTDLMYFIFTGSDVQFRKYHYQQLLDFYYQELTLALKNLHVDINKVYPRETFDKELEETKYVGLFIGLTMMSMLTADSEDTPKMEGIDNMSMTQISSPRSD, from the exons ATGGCAGAAAACGAAGAAAAACTACGAGATTATATGCAGAAAATTGCGACAGAACAAGGCTATGGCAATGGAGTTGTGGATATTCAAGCAATGTCTTCAGAAGGCGCTAATTTTACGACGTCTCTCTACCTTGCTAATATATCGGACCCACCAAAAGAAGACATGAAGCTTTTTGTCAAAGTTGCAAATATTAGTGAAGAAATTAGAGCTGCTAATAACAACATGTTTGAAATACTCTACGAAACAGAACGTTTTTTCTACGAGGAATTAGCtattgtttttgaaaatatgtaCGATGAACATAGCGTTCCACAGAAAGATAGACTTCAATATCCAAATTATTACGGGTACAAATCTGTTAAAATGGAAGAAACGATGGTGCTTGAAAATCTTGTGGCCAAAGATTTTGGCAACTTTGACAGACTGAAAACATTTAACTGGGATTATGCGTCAAAATCTGTAGAAATATTAGCTAAATTCCACGCTCTGGGGTTAGCTTTTAGACATAAAAGTCGAGAAGACTTTAATcgcatcattaaaaaaataccacatAGAGTAGCCGATGAAAACATTAGAAAAGCCTACGTAGAACAGGCTATTAAAACAGGAACGCAGATGATGAATGAAAGATATAAAGAAAAAATGCTGAAATTTTTCAAAACTGATCATTTATTGAGACAATTAGAAAAAGTATCGAATCCGCCCGCTGATGGTTTTCTTATTCATAGTGATTTTCGGCCTAGTAATTTGATGCAAAGAAGACGA AACGGGAAACTCGAATTAATTCTATTGGACTTCCAAACCTTACGCCTCGGCGCTCTTACTACAGACTTGATGTATTTCATTTTCACTGGCTCAGACGTGCAGTTCCGCAAGTACCACTACCAGCAGCTTCTAGACTTTTATTACCAGGAACTAACTCTGGCTTTAAAGAACCTTCACGTTGACATCAACAAAGTGTATCCGAGAGAGACTTTTGATAAAGAATTGGAAGAG ACCAAGTACGTGGGCTTATTTATTGGCTTGACAATGATGTCAATGCTGACTGCTGACTCTGAAGATACGCCAAAGATGGAAGGTATAGACAACATGTCGATGACCCAAATCAGCTCGCCGCGGAGCGACTAA